The Candidatus Baltobacteraceae bacterium genome includes the window CCTCGCAGGTCGCCATCAACCTCACGCTGACCGCACCCGTGATCGGAACGTTCATCCAGCAGTTCACCCAAGACGGCACGACGATGGGCACGCTCACGATCAACCGGTTCTTCGGTCTGCACGTCTGGCTGATGCCGGCGATTCTCGTGGCGCTCGTCGGCGCGCACCTCGCAATTTTCCGCTACAACGGCCCCGCCGGCCCGGCGGTGGAGGATCCCCGCCCGCTGCGTCCGGGACGCTTCTGGCCCGACCAGATGTTCATGGACTTCGTTGCGTCGTTCATCGTTTTTGCGATCATCGTGTTCCTGGCGTTCGTTTCGCCGCCGTTCCTGGATCAAAAGGCCGACCCCGCCAACCTGGCGACCTTCGTGCCCTACCCCGCCTGGTATTTCTTAGATCTCTTCGGATTGCTCAACCTCGTTCCCGGCGACTACGAGGTCGTCGGCGCGCTGGTTATCCCAGGCGTTGCGACGCTGATTCTGTTCTTGCTCCCGTGGATCGATCGGAGCACGACGCGAGTTATGGGCTCGCGCAAACCGATCTTGTGGACGCTCACGGTCTCGATGGCCATTATTCTCGGCCTCACGTTCTGGAGCCAGTCCTCGATTCTCGCCAAGGAAGCCGCAAGTCCGCAGACGGCACCGCCGGTAGCGGCCGCTCCGGCTCCGCCGGCCGCCGCTTCGAACGGCCAGCCCGCCACGACCACCACGGCCTCGGCGCAGGCCGGGCAGACGGTCTATTCGCAGAATTGCTCGAGCTGCCACGGTGCGACCGGTGCCGGTACTGCCGGCGCCTTTCCGCCGCTCGCGAACAACCCGTACGTAACGGGCGATGCCAAGGCGGTCATCCTGACCGTACTCAACGGCAAACAAGGCGCGATCACGGTCAACGGCCAGAGTTTCAACGGCCAGATGCCCGCGTGGAAGGCGAACCTTTCCAACAAAGATATCGCCAACGTCATCAACTACATTCGCACGGGTCTCGGCAACAACAAAGCGAGCGAAGTAAAACTCTCCCAGGTCGCCGCACTCAAGAAATAGCCCAGACCCTCAACCGAAAAAGAGCGGCGCATGACGCGCCGCTCTTTTTTTTGCCTTTGTCATCCTGAGCCTGTCGAAGGACGCGAGCCTGTCAGACATGGTTCGACAAGCTCACCATGACAAATGGACACGCTCGCCACGACAATCGTTCGATGAGCTCACCATAACAAATCCCGCCAACATCCCGCCTTTGTCATCCTGAGCCTGTCGAAGGACGCGAGCCTGTCAGACGTGGTTCGACAAGCTCACCATGACAAATGGACACGCTCGCCACGACAATCGTTCGATGAGCTCACCATAACAAATCCCGCCAACATCCCGCATTTGTCATCCTGAGCCTGTCGAAGGACGCGAGCCTGTCAGACGTGGTTCGACAAGCTCACCATGACAAATGGACACGCTCGCCATGACAATCGTTCGACAAGCTCGCCATAACAAATCCCGCCAACATCCCGCATTTGTCATCCTGAGCCTGTCGAAGGACGCGAGCCTGTCAGACGGTGGTTCGACGCGACCGCCATGGCAAATCCCACGCGCGGTCTTCTTAGTTGGCTGCGGAGCAGGGTGGGCCGTCGTAGAGGAAGAGGTCGGCTTTGCCCGATTCGGCGACGACGCTGCGATGGCGTCCGTATCGCGGATCGACGGCCGGGCGGCGTTTCGGCGCGATCACCCACGCGCGCTTTGACGAGCAGATGACGCTGCGAGGGCGCAACCCTTGATCGCCGCTCCGCGCGTCGGGCGATGCGAGTACGTAGACGCGCGGGCGCGTGTAAAAGACGAGCGCGTTGCCGCCGGCAATGTTTTGAATTGCGACGGCGTCGCCGGGTTGGCGCCGCGCGTCAATCACGCGCGCGAGCGCCGGCACGGGCTTGAAACGTTCGGCGTTCGGCAGCGCAAGCAACGCGAGAAACAGTACCGCCAGGGTCGTGGCGCTGCCGAGCACGTAAGGCGCGTAGGCCATCGTGGAGTTCCGTACGAGCAGCGCGAAGGTTGCGAGCGAACCCACGAAGATCGCGGCGCCCACGAAGAACAGATCCACCGCAACGCTCTGCAAGTCGCTCGTTAAACGATTGTCGTGCGAAAACCAGACGATCGCGATCGCGAGCATGGCGATCGTTACCGGAACCGCGGCCGCGGAGATCAGCAAGGAACGGCTTCGTCCTTTGCGCACGGCATTCTCAAAGTAAAAGCCGACCAGCAGCGCGAGCGCGGGGAACTCGAGCGCGATATAGTTCGGAAGCTTCGTCTTTGCAAAGCTAAAAAAGAGCAGCGGCACGACGATCCACGTAAACGCCAGCCGCAGCATTTGCTGGGTATTGCGCTCGTCGTCGTTTTCGGCCGGACGCGCGAGCCGATCGATTCCGTACGCAATCGCCGACGGAAAGAACGCGATCCATGGAAAGAACCCGAGAATCAGCACGGGTAGGTAGTACCAAACGGGTCCCGCCTGATTCTCGATGGTGCCCGTGTATCGCCCAACGGTGTAGTGACCGATGAGTTCCACGACCGAGTGGCCGCCCGTGCGAGCGACGAGCGCGATCAACCATGGCGCGACGATCAAAACGAAAAGACCGATGCCGCCGAGCCATCCGCGCCAGGACGGCAAGAGCGTACGGGCGTGCCGCCGATTCCACACGAAGTACGCGAAAATCACGAGTCCGGCCAGGACCGGCGCAACCGGACCCTTCGTGAGAAAGCCGAATGCCGCCGCCGCGCACCCCAGCAGAAAGTAGCGATCGCGCCCGGTCTGTAAAGCGCGAAACCACCAAAAGACCGAGAGGGCGACGGCGAGGTCCAGCATCGCGTCCATGATGGCGAGGCGCCCTACGATCGCCTGCATCAGACACGTCGAGAGGACGACCGCCGCATAAACGCCGGTCCGCCACGAGGTCTGGCGGGTGACGGCGTAGCCGGTCATGGCCCCCATCGCAATCGTCGCGACCGCCGAGGGCAGCCGCAGCGCAAAGCTTCCTACACCGAAAAGTTTCGCGAATGCGGCGGCGATCCAGAAGTAGAGGGGCGGCTGGATGAACCACGGCGCCCCGTTGAGATGCATCACGATCCAGTCGTGAAAGAGGAGAATCTCGCGCGCCACCTCGCCGTAGGCGGTCTCGCTATTGTCCCAGAGCGTACCGGCGCCAAGACCCGGCAGAGTAATGAGCGCGGCGATAGCCGCTCCGATGAACGCCGCACGGGCGGGATTGCGCATTACGAGGCTCGTTCCACGCGGAGCAGTTTTGGGCATGCGAGCAGCGAAGTCATGCGAACGGCCTATGGCATTTCCCATCACCCTTCATACTAACGGTCGCCGCGCGCTCGTCGCCGGCGGCGGATCCGTCGCGCTTCGCAAAGTCACCTCGCTGCTCGCGGGTGGGGCGCACGTCTGCGTGGTTGCTCCGCGCATCGATCCCGAACTCCGCACGCTCCTCGAGAGCCACGGAGGCGAGATCGCCGATCGGCCCTATCGCTCGGGGGATATCGAGGGCGCGTTCCTAGCCGTTGCCGCTACCGGCGACGACGTCGCGAACGCGCTGGTCGTTGCGGATGCGCGCGCGCGCGGCATCCTCGTCTGCGATGCCACCCATCCCGCACGCGGCGATTTTTCGATGCAGGCCGTCGTGCGCGTCGGTGAGTTGACGTTCGCGATCGACACCGGCGGCGCTTCGCCCGCATTTGCCAAACGGCTCGCGCGCGAGCTTCGCGAACGTTTCGGCGAAGGCTACGGCACCGCGGCCAAAACGCTGGCACGCATGCGGACGTATGTCAAGGCCGTCCTCGCGCCGGGGGAACGCGGCGAGGTGCTGCGCGCGCTCGCGGAGTTGCCGATCGAACGGTTAGCGACGATGAATCCCGCGCAGGCGGAGCACGAAGTCGAGGAGACGATCGAGCATCTGCGCGGGCACGTTCACGCTCCGGCCCCCGGCACGGCCGTCTGCGCTTCGCGCGCGAGCGCGCTCGCCATGACGCAAGCCCGCACGGTCGCGGCGCGGCTCGCGCGCCACGGCATGGCCACTACCATTCTGAACGTCACCACGACCGGCGATCGCGTGCAGGATCGTTCGCTCGCGTCGATCGGCGCGGAGAGTCTCTTCGTGAAAGAACTCGAACTCGCGCTGCGCGACGGACGCGCGGACTACGCCGTGCATTCGTGTAAGGATCTGCCGAGCGTTCTACCCGAGGATATGGCGATCGCCGCCGTTTCGGCGCGCGAAGATCCGCGCGACGTCTTCTGCAGCGAGCGATTTACCGATTTCTGGACGCTGCCGGCGGGCGCGCGCGTCGGCACCTCGAGCCAGCGCCGGCGCGCGCAACTGGCCGCCCTGCGCGACGATCTCGCTTACGCGGACATTCGCGGCAACATCGATACGCGACTGCGCAAACTGCGTGACGGCGACTACGACGCGATCGTGCTGGCGGCGGCCGGCCTCAATCGTATGCGCCTGGCGGCAGCCTATAGCGTGCCGTTTTCGATCGAGCAAGTCGTTCCGGCGGTGGCGCAGGGCGCGCTCGCCGTCGAGACGCGCGCCGGTGACTCCGCGCTCGCGCAGACCCTGCGCGAGGCGATCAACGACGAGACGGCCGAGCTCGCCGTTTGCTGCGAGCGCGCGGCACTGCGCCGTTTGCGTGGCGGCTGCCAAGCCCCCATCGGTATTCACGCGCGATTCGACGGTGCCCGGCTGCTCGCGTGCGGCATCGTTGCGACGCTCGACGGAACGCGCATCGTCCGCGCCGAGCGCGCGGCGCCGGTAGCGAGCGTCGAGCAGGCCGAACGTCTCGGAACCGCGCTTGCCGAAGAACTCGAGAATGCCGGCGCGGCGGAGATTCTCGCCGCCGCGCCGCAGCTGCCGCTCCTTCCGCTCGCGGGACGGCTCGTGATCCTGCCCCGCACCCTCGATCGCCCCAGCCGCATCGCGGCGGCCCTGCGCGCCGAGGGTGCGGACGTGTTCGAATTGCACGCCGGCGAGGAAGGCGACGCGGGGCTTGGAACGCGCGTACCGGACATACTGGTTTTCGCATCGAGCGGTTCGGTCGCGGCCGCGGCGGACTACCTGCGCCGGCTTCACGCGTCGCAACTTCGTCCGACGGTAGCCGCCATGGGGCCGGAGAGTTCCGCCGCGGCGCTCGCCGCCGGATTCGCACCCGATCTCGTCGCACCCGAAGCCGCGATCGAAGCGCTCTTGCGCGTCGTTCGCGGACACCTTTTGGAGTCGAACAACTCGTGAACGAACCGTCGCGTTTGGACCAACCATTGCGCCCGCGTCGCCTCCGGCGCACGCCGGCTTTGCGCGCACTCGTGCGCGAGCACGGCGTGCGAGTCGAATCGCTCGTGCAGCCGCTCTTCATCGTCGAGAACGAGGCGGCCGCCGGTGAGATCGCTTCGATGCCCGGCATCTTTCGTTACACCGTCGAGAGCGTGATCAAAGAGGCCGGCACGCTCGACGCCCTCGGCATACACAGCCTGCTGCTCTTCGGTATTCCGGAAACCAAAGACGCGCGCGCGACCGCCAACTTCGATCCCAACGGCGTCGTGCAGCGGGCGGCGCGCGCCATCAAAGAGGCCTATCCGCACGTCCTGGTGATCGCGGATCTCTGCAATTGCGAATACACCGATCACGGCCACTGCGGCATCGTGAACGCGCGCGGCGAAATCGATAACGACGCAACCGTCGCGTTGTTGGTGAAGACCGCCCTGACGTACGCGCGCAGCGGCGTCGACGTCGTAGCGCCGTCGGATATGATGGACGGCCGAGTCGGCGCGATTCGTGCCGCGCTCGACGATGCCGGTTTTACCGATGTAGCGATCATGGCTTATAGCGCGAAGTACGCGAGCGCGTTCTACGGTCCGTTTCGCGAGGCGGCCGATTCGACGCCGCAGTTCGGCGACCGGCGCAGCTACCAGATGGACCCGGCCAACGCGCGCGAAGCGCTGCGCGAGATCGCGCTCGACATCGCCGAGGGCGCCGACGTCGTGATGGTCAAGCCCGGATTGCCCTATCTCGATATCGTTCGCGCGGCACGCGATGCATTCGACACGCCGATCGCCGTCTACAACGTCAGCGGCGAATATTCGATGCTCAAGGCCGCCGCGTCACAGGGGTGGATCGACGGCGATCGCGCCGTAGACGAAGTGCTGGTAAGTTTCGTGCGCGCGGGCGCCGACATCATCATCACCTATTTTGCGAAGGAGTACGCGGCGCGCCGTGGACCCGCGAACGAGTGATCTCGCCGTTTGCATTCTGGCCGGCGGCGAAGCGACGCGATTGCCCGGCAAGCTCGAAGGCGACGCCGGCGGCATGCCGCTGCTGGCGCGCGTCTATAGCAACGTCGCCGGAATCGCGCCGGTGACGATCGCGGCCAAGAGCACGTTCGCACCGGAACTCGACGCGGCACTCCTTTGCCCGATCGTCGTCGATCGCTGGGTCAAACGCGGACCGCTCGGCGGACTCCTCAGTGCGTTCGGCGCGATACGCGCGGCGCGCGTGTTCGTGGTGGCCGGCGATCTGCCGCGCGTTACCGCGGAAGTCTTCGATGCGCTCGCGCGGGCCTGGAACCCGCAGACCGAGGTCGCGATTCCGGTACACGGCGAGCGCGGGCACTCCGAACCCCTCTGCGCCCTCTACGACCGCGTCGCATTTCTGCAGGCGGCCTACCCGATCTTTACCGGCGGCTCGGGGAGCGTGCGCGGCGTCGTCGAACACCTGCGCGCGACCCCCGTTCGCTTCGCCGACCCAGGCGTATTCGCGAACGTCAACACGGCGATGGATCGCCGCGAACTCTACGCACGATGAGGAATGGTACGTGAAAATCGAACGCTCGATCTCGGCTTTTGCGCGCGCGCGCCGCACGATCGCCGGCGGCGTCAATTCGCCGGTCCGCGCGTTTAAGGCCGTCGGCGGTTCGCCCGTGTTCGCGAGGAGCGGCGCGGGGGCGTACATGACCGATCTCGACGGACACGAGTACATCGACTACGTGCTTTCGTGGGGGCCGCTGGTCCTCGGACACGCGCATCCCGCCGTCGTTCGCGCCATCACGCAAGCGGCCGCGCGCGGCAGTTCCTTTGGCGTACCGACCGAAGCCGAGAGCGAACTCGCCGAACTGATCTGCGCCCTCGTACCCTCCATCGAACGCGTGCGTTTTACCTCCAGCGGCACGGAAGCGACGATGAGCGCCGTGCGCCTCGCCCGCGGCTACACGCGGCGCGAGAAGATCGTGAAGTTTGCCGGCTGCTATCACGGACATGGCGATTCGTTTTTGATCGCGGCGGGTTCCGGAGCGCTGACGAACGGCGTACCAAATTCGCCCGGCATCACCGAAGGCGTCGCGCGCGATACGATCGTGCTGCCCTACAACGACGCCGACGCCGTGACGCGTGCGTTCGCGTCGAGCGAGGGCCGAATCGCGGCGGTGATCGTCGAACCGTACGCGGGCAACATGGGCCTCATTCTGCCCGAACCCGGCTACCTGCAGAGGTTGCGCGATCTCTGCACGCAGCACGGCGCGCTGCTTATTTTCGACGAAGTGATGACCGGCTTTCGCGTGGCGATCGGCGGCGTGCAAGCGCGCGAGGGCATCGCGCCGGATCTTACGACGCTTGGAAAAGTAATCGGCGGCGGTTTGCCGGTCGGCGCCTTCGGCGGACGAGCGGAGATCATGGCGCAACTCTCGCCCGACGGCCCCGTCTACCAAGCCGGAACGCTCTCGGGCAACCCGCTTGCGATGGCCGCGGGAATCGCGACGCTGCGCGAATTGCACGACGATACGCACATTTTTGAAGCGCTCGAGATTATGACCAAGCTGCTCTGCGACGGCTTGCACGAGATCTTTACCAAGCACGACATCCCGCATTACACCACGCGGGCCGGCTCGATGTTCTGCACGTTCTTTACCGAGAAGCCCGTGCGCGATCTGGCCGGCGCGATGGAGTCGGATACGGCACTCTACGCGAAGTACTTTCACGCCATGCTCGAAAGCGGCGTCTATCTCGCTCCTTCGCAATTCGAAGCCGGATTTATCTCGACGGCCCATACCACCCGCGACGTCGAGCGAACCATTCACGCAGCCGACCGAGCGGTTGCCGGCATCGTGGCGGCGATCCCGTGATCGAGCCCCGGATCCCGCGGCGCGGGCGAGGCTCTGCGATAAAACCTCTAGTGAAACGGGTCGCACTCGCCCTAGGATTGGAGCATGACTGGCGAATCGCGACCGTGGGGTTCGGGTATCCGGGGCATGCGTTCCGCGCAGTGACGGGCTTATGCCGCTAGTCTGCCTCGGCTTATCGCATCACACCGCTCCCGTGGACGTGCGCGAACGTCACGCGTTTCCCGCAGCGCGGATGGGCGAAGCCCTCGTCGCGCTGCGCGAGTACGACGCGGTACGTGAGGCCGTGATGCTGCAGACCTGCGGCCGGCTCGAGATCTACGCGGAGCTCGAAGATTACGAGAGCGGCGTCGCGCAGCTCAAAGCGTTTCTCGCGCACTTCCGCCACGCCGGCGTCGAGTACGACTTGGATTCGTACATGTACACGCTGCTCGGCGGCCAGGCGATCGAGCACCTCTTTCGCGTCAGCACCGGGCTAGATTCGATGCTTATCGGTGAAGCGGAGATCCTGGGG containing:
- a CDS encoding cytochrome b N-terminal domain-containing protein; amino-acid sequence: MLNWIDRRTGFVTMAKDFLTEDIPGGASYWYVFGSATIFAMIVQIVTGIFLTFFYAPSALTAWESTKSIYDHPFQHFVLSIHYWGASAMIALVFLHLLQVVIWGAYKSPREVQWIVGVLLLLVTMVLGLTGYLLPWDSNAYAASQVAINLTLTAPVIGTFIQQFTQDGTTMGTLTINRFFGLHVWLMPAILVALVGAHLAIFRYNGPAGPAVEDPRPLRPGRFWPDQMFMDFVASFIVFAIIVFLAFVSPPFLDQKADPANLATFVPYPAWYFLDLFGLLNLVPGDYEVVGALVIPGVATLILFLLPWIDRSTTRVMGSRKPILWTLTVSMAIILGLTFWSQSSILAKEAASPQTAPPVAAAPAPPAAASNGQPATTTTASAQAGQTVYSQNCSSCHGATGAGTAGAFPPLANNPYVTGDAKAVILTVLNGKQGAITVNGQSFNGQMPAWKANLSNKDIANVINYIRTGLGNNKASEVKLSQVAALKK
- a CDS encoding glycosyltransferase family 39 protein; this encodes MRNPARAAFIGAAIAALITLPGLGAGTLWDNSETAYGEVAREILLFHDWIVMHLNGAPWFIQPPLYFWIAAAFAKLFGVGSFALRLPSAVATIAMGAMTGYAVTRQTSWRTGVYAAVVLSTCLMQAIVGRLAIMDAMLDLAVALSVFWWFRALQTGRDRYFLLGCAAAAFGFLTKGPVAPVLAGLVIFAYFVWNRRHARTLLPSWRGWLGGIGLFVLIVAPWLIALVARTGGHSVVELIGHYTVGRYTGTIENQAGPVWYYLPVLILGFFPWIAFFPSAIAYGIDRLARPAENDDERNTQQMLRLAFTWIVVPLLFFSFAKTKLPNYIALEFPALALLVGFYFENAVRKGRSRSLLISAAAVPVTIAMLAIAIVWFSHDNRLTSDLQSVAVDLFFVGAAIFVGSLATFALLVRNSTMAYAPYVLGSATTLAVLFLALLALPNAERFKPVPALARVIDARRQPGDAVAIQNIAGGNALVFYTRPRVYVLASPDARSGDQGLRPRSVICSSKRAWVIAPKRRPAVDPRYGRHRSVVAESGKADLFLYDGPPCSAAN
- the hemC gene encoding hydroxymethylbilane synthase: MAFPITLHTNGRRALVAGGGSVALRKVTSLLAGGAHVCVVAPRIDPELRTLLESHGGEIADRPYRSGDIEGAFLAVAATGDDVANALVVADARARGILVCDATHPARGDFSMQAVVRVGELTFAIDTGGASPAFAKRLARELRERFGEGYGTAAKTLARMRTYVKAVLAPGERGEVLRALAELPIERLATMNPAQAEHEVEETIEHLRGHVHAPAPGTAVCASRASALAMTQARTVAARLARHGMATTILNVTTTGDRVQDRSLASIGAESLFVKELELALRDGRADYAVHSCKDLPSVLPEDMAIAAVSAREDPRDVFCSERFTDFWTLPAGARVGTSSQRRRAQLAALRDDLAYADIRGNIDTRLRKLRDGDYDAIVLAAAGLNRMRLAAAYSVPFSIEQVVPAVAQGALAVETRAGDSALAQTLREAINDETAELAVCCERAALRRLRGGCQAPIGIHARFDGARLLACGIVATLDGTRIVRAERAAPVASVEQAERLGTALAEELENAGAAEILAAAPQLPLLPLAGRLVILPRTLDRPSRIAAALRAEGADVFELHAGEEGDAGLGTRVPDILVFASSGSVAAAADYLRRLHASQLRPTVAAMGPESSAAALAAGFAPDLVAPEAAIEALLRVVRGHLLESNNS
- the hemB gene encoding porphobilinogen synthase, whose translation is MNEPSRLDQPLRPRRLRRTPALRALVREHGVRVESLVQPLFIVENEAAAGEIASMPGIFRYTVESVIKEAGTLDALGIHSLLLFGIPETKDARATANFDPNGVVQRAARAIKEAYPHVLVIADLCNCEYTDHGHCGIVNARGEIDNDATVALLVKTALTYARSGVDVVAPSDMMDGRVGAIRAALDDAGFTDVAIMAYSAKYASAFYGPFREAADSTPQFGDRRSYQMDPANAREALREIALDIAEGADVVMVKPGLPYLDIVRAARDAFDTPIAVYNVSGEYSMLKAAASQGWIDGDRAVDEVLVSFVRAGADIIITYFAKEYAARRGPANE
- a CDS encoding molybdenum cofactor guanylyltransferase; the encoded protein is MDPRTSDLAVCILAGGEATRLPGKLEGDAGGMPLLARVYSNVAGIAPVTIAAKSTFAPELDAALLCPIVVDRWVKRGPLGGLLSAFGAIRAARVFVVAGDLPRVTAEVFDALARAWNPQTEVAIPVHGERGHSEPLCALYDRVAFLQAAYPIFTGGSGSVRGVVEHLRATPVRFADPGVFANVNTAMDRRELYAR
- the hemL gene encoding glutamate-1-semialdehyde 2,1-aminomutase — protein: MKIERSISAFARARRTIAGGVNSPVRAFKAVGGSPVFARSGAGAYMTDLDGHEYIDYVLSWGPLVLGHAHPAVVRAITQAAARGSSFGVPTEAESELAELICALVPSIERVRFTSSGTEATMSAVRLARGYTRREKIVKFAGCYHGHGDSFLIAAGSGALTNGVPNSPGITEGVARDTIVLPYNDADAVTRAFASSEGRIAAVIVEPYAGNMGLILPEPGYLQRLRDLCTQHGALLIFDEVMTGFRVAIGGVQAREGIAPDLTTLGKVIGGGLPVGAFGGRAEIMAQLSPDGPVYQAGTLSGNPLAMAAGIATLRELHDDTHIFEALEIMTKLLCDGLHEIFTKHDIPHYTTRAGSMFCTFFTEKPVRDLAGAMESDTALYAKYFHAMLESGVYLAPSQFEAGFISTAHTTRDVERTIHAADRAVAGIVAAIP